In the genome of Catalinimonas alkaloidigena, the window GTCGTGGGTCACCACGACGGCCGTCATGTTGTTCTCGTAGGTGATTTCCTGAATCAACTCGTCGATCGTAATGGACGTTTGCGGGTCGAGGCCCGAATTAGGCTCGTCGCAAAACAGGTAATCGGGATTCATCACAATGGCGCGGGCAATGCCGACCCTCTTTTTCATGCCACCGCTGATCTCAGATGGCATTTTCTGGTTCACGCCCGTCAGCCCTACGCGTTCCAGGCAGAAATCGACCCGGTCGCGCTTCTCGGCGGTCGACATTTTGGTCATCATGTCCAACGGGAAACGGACGTTTTCTCCCACTGTTTTGGAATCGAACAACGCACTGCCCTGAAACAACATGCCGATCTCGCGGCGGATGTCGATCTTCGTATCCAGATCTGAGTGGTAGAAATTGCGGTTGTCGAACAGCACTTCGCCTTCGTCTGGCTGCACCAGTCCGACGATACACTTCAACAAGACACTTTTGCCGGTGCCGCTCGAGCCGATGATCAGGTTCGTCTTTCCTTTATAAAAAGTACCGCTGATGCCTTTCAGTACTTCTTTGTCTTCGAACGATTTCTTAATGTTCTGTATCTCGATCATACGCGGGTCAGAGGAGAAGTTGTGCCAGAAGGTAATCGGCCAGCAGCACGGCGATGCAACTGTTGGTGACGGCATTGGTACTGGCCTGGCCTACTTCTAACGCACCGCCGGTGGTGAAGAAGCCTTTGAACGAAGAGATCGACGAGATCAGAAACGCGAACGCCACCGATTTGATCAGCGCAAACGTGACGTTGTAAGGCACAAAGTCGTAACGAATGCCATAAATGTAGTCTTTCTCGGTCATGGCTCCGGTCAGCGTCGCGGCCAGATAACCGCCCAGCAACGAAAGGAAACCGGACAGAATCACCAGCATGGGAAACATAATGACCGCCGCGAGGATTTTGGGAAGCACCAGGTACGAACTGGAGTTGATGCCCATCACCTCGAGGGCGTCGATCTGTTCGGTAATGCGCATCGTACCCAACTCACCCGCGATGTTGGACCCTACTTTGCCGGCCAGCACAATGCAGGTGATGGTGGGCGCCAGTTCCAGCACGGTCATGTCGCGCACCACGGTACCTATTATATAAAGGGGCACCAGCGGGCTCACCAGGTTGTAAGCGGTTTGCACCGCTGTTACGGCTCCGATGAAGGTAGAAACAATCGCTACAATAAAAACTGAGTTGATGCCGATCAGAATCATCTCGTCCAGAATGCGGGCCGGATACACCCGAATCGACTCCATGTTCCGGAACAGGCTCCCGATAAAAATGACAAATTTGCCAACGCTTTTCATGCAGTTGAGTTGAGTAGCTAGAGGTAGAGCAACGGCTGGGGAAGGTGTGCTGCCGCAGGCTGCCCGGTAAAGTTAAGGGACCGTATGCGTTTTTGTTCCGTAACTTGGTCCGTCGTATTGCAACGCACAGAACCTGAAAGAGTTGTCCGTGTGGTTAGCGACTCAAGTTTAATTTAAATCTGATTCATGGAAAAATTGATTGTGGTGACGGGAGGTACCAAAGGCATCGGTCGTGCGGTAATTGAGCGGTTTGCGGCCGCCGGTGTCGACGCCGTCACGTGCGCGCGACACGCCGAAGATCTGGACGAACTCGCCGCCGATTTTGCACAGCGATTTCCGCAACAGCAACTCTTCACCCAACCGGCCGATCTGTCTGATCCGCAACAGGTCACCGCGTTTGCCGAGTTTGTGATGTCGCTGAACCGTCCGGTCGACGTGCTGGTCAACAACGCTGGCTTTTTTGTGCCGGGGCAGGTGCACAACGAAGAAGAGGGCGTGCTGGAAGCCACGCTGCAATTGAATCTGGTCAGCGTTTATCACCTGACGCGGCGTTTCGTGCCGGGCATGAAGGCGCGGCAATCGGGCCATATTTTCAACCTTTGTTCTACGGCCAGCATCATGGCTTACACCAACGGAGGGTCGTACTGCATCTCCAAATTTGCGCTGTATGGGTTCTCTAAGGTACTGCGCGAAGAGCTGAAGGAAGAAGGAATACGCGTGACGAGCGTGCTGCCCGGCGCAACGCTGACGGCCAGCTGGGCGGGAACTGACCTGCCTCCCGAGCGATTTATGCCCTCCGAAGATGTCGCAGAAGCTATGTTTTCGGCCTGGCAACTCTCGCCGCGCTCGGTGGTAGAAGAGGTGCTGATCCGTCCGCAGTTGGGCGACCTCTGAAAAACGCGGACGTAAGTTTTTGCAGCAAAATCATCAGGATCGTTTTCGCCTGAAAACGCGGTCAGCGAGAAGGTGCGGAAAACGCCTCTTCAATTTCACTTTTAGAATGATTCGTTGCATGCCCTGAGGGCCGGGAGAACGCAATCGATAAACCCGGTGCCAATCTGCCTGAATATTACACAGACAATGATTGCCAGGGAGTTGCCGCCCATGCGGATAGCCATCCCAGTAGCTTTGTATACCTGACGCGGATTGCCGATCGAGTATGCAAAAGCTGTTCCTTAGTTGTATTTTTTTAATAGCGGGTTGGGGCTTGCAAGCACAAGCACCTGCTGCCCAGAACTTTACGCAAGCGCCGGTGAAGGCGGCTCAACAGAAAGCGTTACGACAACTTGCCGACGTGTACGAGGCGCACTACCAGCGCCAGCAAGCCTCTGCCCAACGTTGGGCAACTTTGCACGCCCAACCGCTGCGCTTGCAGACGACGCAGGGACACGTGCGTTTGTTGAGTGGGTTTGCGCCCAACGGACAGCCGCTTTTCCAACAAACGGAGAACAACCAAGCCTCGGCCGCGACCATCGGCACGACGTACCTGTTGCCGGGGGGCGGTTTACAACTCAACCTCACCGGCCAGGGCATGCGCATCGGGCAGTGGGACGGCGGTAGCGTATTGGGGACGCATCAGGAATTGAGCGGGCGGGTGCTCCAGTACGAATCGGGCCTGGACGTCAATGCACATGCCACCCACGTCGCGGGTACGCTGGTCGCTAGCGGGGTGCAGAGCCTGGCGCGGGGCATGGCCCCCGAAGCTCAATTGCGTGCTTACGATTTCGACAACGACTTGAGTGAAATGGCGTCTGCGGCAGCCGATGGGCTGCTGATCTCCAACCATTCGTACGGAACGGCGGCGGGCTGGGACGAGGCGACCAACGCGTGGTACGGCGATCCGATCATCAGTGAGGACGAAGACTGGAAGTTTGGTTTTTATGACGAGAAAGCGCAAGCCTGGGACCAGATTGCGCACGATGCGCCCTACTACCTGATTGTGAAATCGGTAGGGAACGACCGCGGCAATGCGCAGCCGGCCAGCGGGAAGTATCAGGTATGGGACGGAAGCGGTTGGGTAGAAAGTACGCGGGCACGTCCTAAAGACGGGGGGACCGATGGCTTCGATTGCATCAGCACGTATGCCACGGCCAAAAACATCCTCACCGTAGGGGCCATCAAAGCCTTGGAAAGCGGTTACACGACGCCCAGTGCCGTCACCATGTCGGATTTCAGTAGCTGGGGACCGACGGACGACGGGCGCATCAAACCCGACGTGGTCGCCAACGGCGTAATGGTCTATTCTACGAATTCATACAGCAATTCTGCGTATTCGTACCGGTCGGGTTCGTCGATGGCGGCACCGAGTGTGGCGGGTTCGCTGCTGTTGGTGCAGGAGTATGCCCATCGTCTGACCGGAAATTACTTGCGGGCCGCCACCCTGAAAGCCCTGACCATCCATACTGCCGATGAAGCGGGGCCACAGCCCGGGCCGGACTACATGTTTGGATGGGGAGTCGCCAACCTGCGGCAGGTCGCAACGGTAGTGGGCGATACTTCGGAAGCGCACCTCTACACCGAAGCCCAACTGGCCCAAGGCAAAACCTACCTTCTTTCCATCGAGTCGGACGGCACCCAGCCGCTGGTAGCAACGCTGTGCTGGACTGACCTGCCAGGGTACCCGTCGTATCCGTCGCTGAACTCGCCCGAATTAAAGCTGATCAACGATCTGGACATGCGCATCACCGATCCGGAAGGGCAGGTGTACCAACCGTACGTGCTGAATCCGGCGCAGCCCCAGCAAGCCGCCACCACCGGCGACAACATCCGCGACAACGTCGAAAAAATTGTCATTCCCGACGCCATGCCCGGTGTCTATACGCTGAAAATTACCCACAAAGCTTTATTGACCGGCAGCGCACAGCCTTTTTCGCTGGTGGTGAGTGGGCGCAAATCACGCAATGCCCCGCCACCACCTACGCTAGCGGCGAGTGCCGTCACACAAACCACCTACTGCCTCGGAACCGAACTTGCCGTGGCTTATCAGACCACCGGTACGTTTCAGAACGGCAATAGCTTTCGGCTGGAACTTTCGGATGCTTCGGGCAGCTTCACGTCATCGACGCTGATCGGATCAGCACAAGGTACGGGAGGCTCCATTCGGGGTATTATTCCAAGCTACCTGCCGGCCGGAACCGGCTATCGCTTGCGGGTCGTGAGCACTGCACCGCGTCTTGTGGCTACTGGCAGCGAAGAAGCTTTGCAACTGGTGCCTTCGCCCGCTCGTCCGTCGGCGACCAGCAACGGACCTGTCTGTACCGGCGATGTGTTGTTTCTGCAAACCGATTTCCTCGAAAACGGGACGTACCACTGGCAAGGCCCCAACGGGTTCGAATCCGACGAACAGATGCCCGTCATCGTCAACGCCGGACTAGAACATGGCGGCACGTACCGCTTGTCAGTTATGACGAACGGGTGCGTGAGCGAAGAAGCCAGTGTGACCGTCCAAGTGACTTCGGTGCCCGTGGTAACGCTCCAGACCGACGGTTCCACCACGTTTTGTAGCGGCGAATCGGTCGAGCTGTCCGTGCCCGCCGGGATAGGGGCGGCGTACCAATGGTACTGGGACGGTACACCACTCGATGCCGCGACAACCTCCTCATTCCAGGCTACGGAAGAGGGCGCATACAGCGTACAGGTAACGACCGAAGCGGGCTGTCTGGCCTTTTCCGATACGGTGCAGGTGTACGTAAAGCCCACGCCGGTAGCCACGCTCGTCTTTCAGGAAGGCGTCTTGTATGCCTCGGGCGGGAGTATCTACCGCTGGCAGCGCGATGGCCAATGGATTGAGGACGCCGCGGACTCGACGTATGTGCCGATGGAACCGGGGCTGTATGCCGTCAGCATTGGCAACGAAACGGGGTGTAGCGCGCTGTCGACGCCGTTCGCCTTCCAACAGGATAGCACGGCCCATACGCTTCTCTACGCCGCCTCCGTCGCGGACTTTACGCCGGGCCTGAGTGTGGGCCAACGGGCGATCGACCAGTGGCACAACCGCCCCGAACGAGCGTTGCAGGCTCCGGAGGAAACGGGCGATCCGCAGAGCGCCGTCCGGCTGGGTAAAGGCGGCTGGCTGACCCTGATGCTGTCCGATTCGTTAGCCAACGGCGTCGGGACCGATCTGCAAGTCGTCCCGCTCGATACGACTCTTTGCGAAGAAAATCGGGCGCAAGCGTACGTACTGGCGTCGCAAAACGGAACTGATTTTGTGTATCTGGGGATCGCGTGCGGACGTACGGACCTCGATCTGCAAGCGCTGCCGTGGGCGCGTTACATCCGACTGATTGATACAAACGAAGGCCTGGATGCCGATGGGTTTACGCTGGATGGCCTGATCGGCACGAGCGGCGCGTACCGCCAGGGTGCGTTAACGGAATTGCAGACGTGTGGTGCCTGGGACGTTGTGAAGTACCGCTCTGGGAAAGATCTGGCCGGAAACGGACTGGACGATAGCCTGACGGTAACGGCGCATGTCCTGGACGTGCCCGATGGAAAAACGACTGCGTTGGGGTACGGTGGCGAACTGGTTGTGCAGCTAGAAACCGCGCTGTTCAATCGGTTCGGGACGCACCCCGACTTTGAAATTACGGGCCCTACGTCGACCGGGGAATTGGACGTAGCGGTGCAGGCATCGATCGACGGCAGCACGTGGCACGAAGTCGGTACCATCACCGCTCAGGAACGGTGGGTCGATCTGGCCGAATTGCCTTTTGCCATGTACGTCCGGCTACAGGACCAGAGCCAGGCCTCGTCGGCGGCACCGTATGGACTTTTGATCGATGGGCTGCGTTGCCGTCCGCACGAAGAGCGCACCGAACCCGATACGCCTCTTTATCCGCCGCACGTATACCCTAATCCGTACCGCGCGCAGTTGACGCTCGACTACACGGCGGTCGAAGACGAACAGACCCTGCGTGTACAGGTCGTAGATGTCTACGGGGCGACCGTCTGGCAAGCCGAACAGGCCCTGGAGCTGGACCAGCACTACTCCCTTTTGTTGCCGCTGGGAACGCAGGCACCCGGGGTTTACTACCTCATCACCACGACCGAGCGGTACCGGCAGACGCTGAAAATCGTCAAGCAGTAAGTGTTGGAGGGGGGCGGCGAGAAGCGCCTGAACGGTCTAGTTTTGCGGATCGGCGAACAATCCGGAGTAGCAAGCGACTAATTCTGCTAACTTTGGACTTTTGCTGCCACCGCTTACTTAGTATCAGCCTATTACCTGTGCGTATGCTTTCGAAGTACGAACCCGTCATCGGGCTTGAAGTCCACTGCCAATTGCTCACCGCCAGCAAGGCCTTTGCCGCCGACCCGAACGCCTCCGGTGGCGAACCCAATACCCACATCAGTGTGATTACGCTGGCGCATCCCGGCGCCTTGCCGCGTACCAACCGCAAAATGGTCGAGTATGCCATCCGCATGGGGCTGGCGTGTGGGTCGGAAATTACGCGCTACGGGGTGTTTGCCCGGAAAAACTACTTCTATCCCGACTTGCCCAAAGGGTATCAGATCTCACAGGAAAAAACGCCGATTTGCCAGGGCGGCCAGGTGGTCATCCGCAAGCCGTCCGGCGAAGAACTGGCGCTGCGGCTGCACCACATCCACATGGAAGAAGATGCCGGGAAGTCGATTCACCTGGAGGGCGAGCCTGAGTCGCTGTTGGACTATAACCGGGCGGGCGTACCGTTGATCGAAGTGGTATCCGACCCCGAAATGCGCAGTGCCGAAGAAGCTGTGCTCTATCTGCAAGAAGTGCGGCGGCTGGTGCGCTACCTCGACATTTGCGATGGCAACCTGGAAGAAGGCTCGTTTCGTTGCGACGCCAACGTATCGGTGCGTTTGCGCGGCGAAACCAAGCTGGGGCAGAAAGTGGAGATCAAAAACATGAACTCGTTTCGGAACGTGCAGCGCGCCATCGATTACGAGATCGAACGGCAGATTCAGTTGCTCGAAAAGGGCGAGAAAATTCTCTCGGAGACCCGCCTGTTTGATGCCAACACGGGCATTACGCTTGGCATGCGTACGAAAGAAGCCATGAACGATTACCGCTACTTTCCGGAGCCCGACCTGGCCCCGTTGCAGATCTCGGAAACCTGGCTGAACGAGATCAAAGCGAGTATGCCCGCCCTGCCTCAGGAGCTGTATCAGAAGTTTACGCAGCAGTACGGCTTGCCGGCCTACGACGCCGGAATTCTGACCGAAAGCAAAGAAATGGCATTCTTCTTTGAAGAGGCCTGCCAGCACACGGCCAACTACAAGGGCGTTTCCAACTGGCTGATGGGGCCGGTGCAGTCGTACCTGAACGCTACTGGCTCGGCCATCGACCAGTTTCCGTTGCAACCGTCCCAACTAACCGCACTGATCACGCTGGTGGACGAGAGCCACGTTAGCTACGCTGCGGCCACACAGCAGCTCCTCCCGGCCTGGATCGAGGCCCCGCAACGGGACGTTCGGACGTTGGCCGAAGAGAAAAATCTTTGGATGGAGGGCGACGA includes:
- a CDS encoding SDR family NAD(P)-dependent oxidoreductase — translated: MEKLIVVTGGTKGIGRAVIERFAAAGVDAVTCARHAEDLDELAADFAQRFPQQQLFTQPADLSDPQQVTAFAEFVMSLNRPVDVLVNNAGFFVPGQVHNEEEGVLEATLQLNLVSVYHLTRRFVPGMKARQSGHIFNLCSTASIMAYTNGGSYCISKFALYGFSKVLREELKEEGIRVTSVLPGATLTASWAGTDLPPERFMPSEDVAEAMFSAWQLSPRSVVEEVLIRPQLGDL
- a CDS encoding ABC transporter ATP-binding protein, producing the protein MIEIQNIKKSFEDKEVLKGISGTFYKGKTNLIIGSSGTGKSVLLKCIVGLVQPDEGEVLFDNRNFYHSDLDTKIDIRREIGMLFQGSALFDSKTVGENVRFPLDMMTKMSTAEKRDRVDFCLERVGLTGVNQKMPSEISGGMKKRVGIARAIVMNPDYLFCDEPNSGLDPQTSITIDELIQEITYENNMTAVVVTHDMNSVMGIGDHILFLVKGLKVWEGSNNEILDSDNAQLKEFIFASKMMQALKR
- the gatB gene encoding Asp-tRNA(Asn)/Glu-tRNA(Gln) amidotransferase subunit GatB codes for the protein MLSKYEPVIGLEVHCQLLTASKAFAADPNASGGEPNTHISVITLAHPGALPRTNRKMVEYAIRMGLACGSEITRYGVFARKNYFYPDLPKGYQISQEKTPICQGGQVVIRKPSGEELALRLHHIHMEEDAGKSIHLEGEPESLLDYNRAGVPLIEVVSDPEMRSAEEAVLYLQEVRRLVRYLDICDGNLEEGSFRCDANVSVRLRGETKLGQKVEIKNMNSFRNVQRAIDYEIERQIQLLEKGEKILSETRLFDANTGITLGMRTKEAMNDYRYFPEPDLAPLQISETWLNEIKASMPALPQELYQKFTQQYGLPAYDAGILTESKEMAFFFEEACQHTANYKGVSNWLMGPVQSYLNATGSAIDQFPLQPSQLTALITLVDESHVSYAAATQQLLPAWIEAPQRDVRTLAEEKNLWMEGDDDTLQPIIATVLERFPDKVKAYRKGKKGLIGLFMGEVMKATRGKADPKKANELLTKALSLNE
- a CDS encoding S8 family serine peptidase is translated as MQAQAPAAQNFTQAPVKAAQQKALRQLADVYEAHYQRQQASAQRWATLHAQPLRLQTTQGHVRLLSGFAPNGQPLFQQTENNQASAATIGTTYLLPGGGLQLNLTGQGMRIGQWDGGSVLGTHQELSGRVLQYESGLDVNAHATHVAGTLVASGVQSLARGMAPEAQLRAYDFDNDLSEMASAAADGLLISNHSYGTAAGWDEATNAWYGDPIISEDEDWKFGFYDEKAQAWDQIAHDAPYYLIVKSVGNDRGNAQPASGKYQVWDGSGWVESTRARPKDGGTDGFDCISTYATAKNILTVGAIKALESGYTTPSAVTMSDFSSWGPTDDGRIKPDVVANGVMVYSTNSYSNSAYSYRSGSSMAAPSVAGSLLLVQEYAHRLTGNYLRAATLKALTIHTADEAGPQPGPDYMFGWGVANLRQVATVVGDTSEAHLYTEAQLAQGKTYLLSIESDGTQPLVATLCWTDLPGYPSYPSLNSPELKLINDLDMRITDPEGQVYQPYVLNPAQPQQAATTGDNIRDNVEKIVIPDAMPGVYTLKITHKALLTGSAQPFSLVVSGRKSRNAPPPPTLAASAVTQTTYCLGTELAVAYQTTGTFQNGNSFRLELSDASGSFTSSTLIGSAQGTGGSIRGIIPSYLPAGTGYRLRVVSTAPRLVATGSEEALQLVPSPARPSATSNGPVCTGDVLFLQTDFLENGTYHWQGPNGFESDEQMPVIVNAGLEHGGTYRLSVMTNGCVSEEASVTVQVTSVPVVTLQTDGSTTFCSGESVELSVPAGIGAAYQWYWDGTPLDAATTSSFQATEEGAYSVQVTTEAGCLAFSDTVQVYVKPTPVATLVFQEGVLYASGGSIYRWQRDGQWIEDAADSTYVPMEPGLYAVSIGNETGCSALSTPFAFQQDSTAHTLLYAASVADFTPGLSVGQRAIDQWHNRPERALQAPEETGDPQSAVRLGKGGWLTLMLSDSLANGVGTDLQVVPLDTTLCEENRAQAYVLASQNGTDFVYLGIACGRTDLDLQALPWARYIRLIDTNEGLDADGFTLDGLIGTSGAYRQGALTELQTCGAWDVVKYRSGKDLAGNGLDDSLTVTAHVLDVPDGKTTALGYGGELVVQLETALFNRFGTHPDFEITGPTSTGELDVAVQASIDGSTWHEVGTITAQERWVDLAELPFAMYVRLQDQSQASSAAPYGLLIDGLRCRPHEERTEPDTPLYPPHVYPNPYRAQLTLDYTAVEDEQTLRVQVVDVYGATVWQAEQALELDQHYSLLLPLGTQAPGVYYLITTTERYRQTLKIVKQ
- a CDS encoding MlaE family ABC transporter permease; its protein translation is MKSVGKFVIFIGSLFRNMESIRVYPARILDEMILIGINSVFIVAIVSTFIGAVTAVQTAYNLVSPLVPLYIIGTVVRDMTVLELAPTITCIVLAGKVGSNIAGELGTMRITEQIDALEVMGINSSSYLVLPKILAAVIMFPMLVILSGFLSLLGGYLAATLTGAMTEKDYIYGIRYDFVPYNVTFALIKSVAFAFLISSISSFKGFFTTGGALEVGQASTNAVTNSCIAVLLADYLLAQLLL